Below is a window of Leptospira stimsonii DNA.
AGTCGTTCTCTTTGTTCCGCCTCAAAAAAAACGGTAAGATGATTCGTAAAAAGTTTGCATTTGTTTTGGCCAAGAACCTCGGCTACTCCGATAAACATGCGGCGTCCATCGAAAAGAATCAGTTCTATGTCCTGAGGATAATCGTAACGATTGTAGTGATGCCAAAGAACTCGGTGACTTTCCGCAATGTATCTCCAATGCAATCGAACGTCCTTGATTTCGAAGCTATCCTTCCATAAAGAACTCACGTCTTGAAATTCCTCTTCTCGATCGTCCGGAAAGATTCGATTTACTTTTTTTACGGAAATTCCAAAACCCCAGCGAAGGGAGAATTCATCCTCAAAGCTGAAACGAATCATTTCCCCCTCCCTCGTGGTCCAATAAACCGCCTTCGAAACTCCATGCGCGTTTTCGAATATTCGAAAACGACCGTAATATTGTACCGTTTGGACTTTTAGGCCTACGAGTTCTTTGCATCTCTGTTCGAGATCCAACTCCTTCTTCATTCTTCTTCGTTTTTGTCCTGAAGAATTCTATGAAGATCATATAACGTTTCCGAATAAACGATCGGATTTACGGATTCGAAGGGAAGCAATCGAGGATCCTCTTCCCCTCTGGGTTCGTCATAGATATAACTTCCCGTGGTGATCGATCCTCGATTTACGAAGAAAAATTCCCGAAAGGTCATAGGCTGGTCGTAGTCGTAACTCTGAACGTTCAGGCCTTCGATTTTGAGAAAGACTTCGACTTCCTCGTTTGGAAACAACTTGTGATAAGAAGAAATGCCTCCGCTATCGACGACGGATCCCCTTCTCCATCCGAATTTTTCGGCTCTGTATTTGAACGTGCTCCCGCGAAGGGATTTGTCTTCGAATTGAAACGAGATTTTTTTCTTCCGATCTTCCTCGATCAGAAGATACGTGTCACGAGTCAGCTGAGGAATCGGCGGACGAATTTTGAGATTCTCCCACTTTCCTAACCACAATCTCTTTTCTTCTTCATCCAAAGAAAGCGGATGTAAAAGATGAATTTTGGAAACGTCTTCCGTATTTAACTTTTTATCTTCGATGTTCAGAATGTTTATTTCGGAAACATAAAAGTTTTCCCTCTCTTGATTCTTCTTGGAAATCTTTACCCAAACGTAATTCCGCGCGAAAGCGTTCGCGATCGGATTTTTAAGAAACAATTCTTTCCATTCTTCAACGGGCCATCTCCTCTGGACGACCAGATAGTATTCCATGTTCGTCCCGAATTGTTTGATCGAATCCTTGAGTAGGGTTGCCTCTTCCTTGTTTTTTTTCTTTTCGGCCTCGCTCCACTTGGGTGATTTCACCTCTTTATTGGATTCGTCCCAATAAGTGAACTTCAAGTCCTTTGAAATTCTCGCTGTATATTCAATTTTATTTATATTTATTTTTTTACTTAGATCTTTAAAATCGAAATCGGGAAGCATTCGGTCCTGTAGCTCGTACGGCGTCAGGAGCATCTTGGACGCGATGGACTCGAAGCCTTGCTCGGCGGCTTCCCTCACATTCGGATATTTCGTTCGAAAGGTTTGTCTGATTCTATCCAAAGCGCGGGCGGCGGCCATCGAATTCATCAACCCCAAACAGGCGCAGGCATTGAGATTCGTTTCTTTTTTGGCTACTGTCTCCAGTTCGGAAATTACATTCTCTTTTCCGAATATTCCAAGAATAGAAATCGCAAATCGATTGGGCGCCTTAAAACCGCCGTTTTTTTGAATGAGGGAAAGTAGCTCTTTGGAAAACGTTTCAAAGGAATTCTTATCGATTTGTTCCAGGACGTCTTTCAGCTCCGAATCAAGAACGATTTCGGAACGTGTTTTCTGTCTGTAGAAAAGATAACGAACTTCCTCTGAACTCAAAGGTTTTTTATCCTTCCAGAGAACTTTCGGAAGTTTTGTTTCATCCAACCACTTTGCTAAAGGTTTTTCCAGTTTTCCTAAATTCTTCGCGGTCTCAATTCGATTCTTCACTTCCTCTGCGCTTACGGATTTCGTATTCTCGTATAACAACTCCACCGCCAAATTACGAACGTCGTCGTTCTTCTCGGTTGCAAGAAGGGGCTCCAGCGCTTCGATCGATTTTTGAGTTCGCATTAAATTGAGAATCAACGCACCCGCCTCTCTCAGATGGGTTTGTTTCTCCTTCAAAAGCTCCTTTGCTCTAGGAATAACGATCTCTTCGGGAAGTCTGCTCAACGCCAAACAAGCCGTTTCACTCACCTTTTTGAACTCGCTTTTCGCGATTTCCCAGGTTTTATCGTAGTATTTCGTGTAGTCCAAACCGGAAAGAATGTTGAAAATTTGACGAAAATGACCGGCAATCCCGTCGTCTTTGATGCTCATATCGAGGGCTTCTCCGGCAATATCGATGGCTTCTTGACCGAGATATTTTACCGCAACGCCGATCACGTTCAAATCAAGAACCTTCGTTTTTTCTACGTATTCAAAAACCGTTTCCTTTACGTTCTTCCCGAACGTCTTCAAAGCCCACTCGATAAAATCCGGTGTATCGTCCCGATAATAACCCTTGCCACCGGACCAATCGAAGTTGTACCCGCGATCTACATTCTTATTTTTTTTATCGGAGATATATTGCAGAATTTCTTTTATGAAATCGATCGTTTCTGTTTTGTATTTTTCGCTAAAGGATTCATAACGAATTCTTGCTAGTTCCGCTCTACACGAAACACAATCGATATTTTGAATGGAATCGTTTAGAATCGGTTCTATCTTTTGGGGAAACGCTCTGCAGATAATTTCTATCGTCTCATAGGGAACGTGCTTTCTACCGTCCGTTCCTTCGTATTCTTTGATACGAGTGAGTTTAGGAATCTGACTTTGAATCAATTCCGATTTTTCCAGAACAAGAAGCTCCACGAATTGTGCAGGTAAACCTTCCTCCACAAAGTCGTTTATCAAAGTATCGGCGTTCGCAAGAATGAATTTTCCGAACGAGGTAACCTTCTTATCCGAAGTAAGCGCCATTTCGCTGATTTTGTATTTTCTTTCGACAAGAATTTTCGCTTCGTCGATTTCATAATCTTTGAGGCATTGGAGAATATCGGAGAATAGATTCTGATCTTCGGGATGATCGAGAACTTCCTTTTTCATCCAGCGATAAAACGATTCGAAAAAACCTTCCTTGTTCTTTTTAAAGGACCACGCGCCTTGTGTGATGTAGGAAAGAATTCGAAAATCTACCGCCGACCATGTTCGAAAAGGGCCCAAAACCTCAGGAATATCTCGGAAATAATATTGGTCCTCGTTGATCGCTTTCGGAATCTCGTTCGTGTCTCCGGCAAAAAAGCTCTGAAGCATTGCGAGTTTCTTTTTCGTATCTTCCTTATACGCCTTATCTTTCACCGCTCTGTAGAATTTTTCAAGCGCCTCTTTGTGTTGTTCGAAACTTCGTTCGAATTCTTGCGGGTCTTCGCTCGAAACGATTTTCTTTTTTTCCTCCGGTTTCGGATCTAAAAAATTCCGAATCGCCTCGATACCTTCGTAGACGATCTCCTTCGGGATATTTTCAATCTTGTTTCCTTCGATATCTAACCTTGTAAGATTGATTAAATTAGAAAATTCGAATGGAATCTTTTTCAATGGAGAATAAAGCATTTCCAGAGTTTCCAGATTCTTCAGTTCGAAAATACATTTTGGAATTTCCGTGAACCGATTGAAATTCAAATTCAAATCGGTCAGGTTTTTCAATTTGCCGATCGAAGAAGGAAGATCCGAAAGTAGATTAGAATTCAAATACAACTCGGTGAGTTGAATAAGATCGCCGATCGAATCGGGAATTTCGATGGGGGTTCTTTCTTCCATAGTACTGGAATGATCGTTTTCCCGGTTATAATTCACCCAAAGAGTTTCCAAAGAATGAAGCATACCGATGCTTTTTGGTAATGCTTTGAGTTCTTCGTTGTGCTGGATATCCAGTCGATTCAAATTGGAGAGTTTTCCAAGAGACTCGGGTAAGAATTCGATCGAGGTTCTTTCAATGCTTAACCAAGTGAGAGTTTTCAATTCTCCGATGGAATCCGGTATCGATTTTAGGGATTCGCTTTCTTTGATCTCCAGATGATCCAGATTCTTAAAATTTCCGATCAAATTCGGTAAAACGGAAACTTTCTGCAAATCCAAACGTTTCAACCAATCGAGTTTACAAACTTCCTCCATCAGTTCTTCGGAACCTTCCACGTTGATACTCAGTTGTTCACTCTTTTGTTTTTGAACGTCCGCGATCGACTTCAGAGCGAAGACGTTGACGTTCCCAATTGGGATCTCGACTTCTTCGAAACCTTCTTTTAATTTTGTCGCGATCAGACCGTCCGCCTTTTTTCGACAGAGTTCCTCCGAAGCGAATGTTTCCGTACTGGATTTCGATTCTCCATAACGTGGCCCTTGCCGAAACGTCAGTGTCTTTGTATTCAAGTCGATGGACCAAAATTTTTCCGATTTGTTCTTTTGATAAATAAAATTACGTGTCATTGGATCGAGTACCCATACTCAAAGTTTTCGCTTTCCTATTGGCAAAGCGACGGAGCACAGAAACAACAAATTAGATTTTACTTTTTGCAAAGAAGAACCGCAAAAAGGGAAGCTACGAAAAAAAAATAAAACTGTCGTTTTTTAAAAAGACATTCAATTTTTCGAAACTGATATTGAACGAAAGCTCGTCGCGAAACAAAAGATTTGAATTTGAAATCAAAAAAGGAAGATTCTTTTCTCGTTCGGCCACCGAAACGAAAGAATCCAGGGAAAACGCAACTCAACTTTCAGTTTCAAAAATCAAATCGCCTCTTTCTCGTGATTCTTGCAAAGGATTTTAAAAGAATCTCGTTCTTCCGAGATGAATTTTCATCAAACCGAACGCCACAGCATTACATTATAAGTAGTCTTCTGCCATATTATAATGTCAGAAGAATATTCAAGAATAACGGATAGAATCATTCTCTGAGATTCAAATTCTTACTTTATAAGTTTTGATTTCATTGCTGGCAATGTTGAACCGGCAAGAGTTAAAAATAATTTTTTTCGAGCGTAGAATGGCACGTTATTCCTTGTTCTCCAGTTTCCTTTTCACGATCTTCCTGTTTTCCGTTTGTAAAGAAAAACCGATCGAACCTCCGAAGGAAATCAAACCGATCCCGAAAATTTCCTATCCGTTTCCAAAAGAAAACGAACCGAACCCGACCCGCATCGAATTGGGTAAAATTCTTTTCTTTGATCCGATCGTATCGGGTTCCAATTGGATCAGTTGCGCCACTTGCCACAATCCGGGTCTCGCTTGGACGGACGGATTAAAAACCGCAATCGGTCATAACATGAAAGTTTTGGGTAAGAATACTCCAACGATTATAAACTCTGCCTTTGGAGAAAAGATGTTCTGGGACGGAAGAGCCGATTCTTTAGAAGAGCAGGCATTAGGTCCGATCTCCTCTCCGGATGAAATGAATCAAAATCCGGACGAGCTCGTTTTAGAACTCAAAAAAATCAAAGGTTATCGAGATCGTTTTGAACGCGCTTATCCGAACGAAGGGATCACCAAGGAAACGATTGGGAAAGCGATCGCAAGCTTTGAAAGAAGTATTCTTTCCTTTCAATCTCCGTATGACGCTTGGATCCAAGGAGATAACAAAGCGATAAACGAATCCGCTCAAAGAGGCCAAGCGCTCTTCAAGGGGAAAGCAAACTGCATCGCTTGTCATCTCGGAAACAACTTCACGGACGACGGATTCCATAATATCGGAATCAAGTCCAAAGAAAAGGATCCTGGTCGTTTCAAACTCGTTCCGGTCAAATCGATGAAAGGCGCCTTCAAAACTCCTACGTTGCGCGACGTCGCTCTTACCGCTCCCTATATGCACGACGGGAGTTATCAAACTTTGGAAGAAGTCGTCGATCATTATGATCGTGGAGGGGACGATCTTTCCAATCTAGATCCGAATATGAAACCTCTGAAACTCTCCGAGGAAGAGAAAAAAGACCTAATCTCGTTTATGCGATCGCTTACCGGGAAAAGAGAACCGATTTCAATCCCTACATTTCCGAGATAACGATCCGATTCGAGATTCAGTTCATTAAAATTTTAGAATATTTTATTTTTATCACAAGCGAAATCGATTTTTAAAAAGGAAAACATTCCAGGAGAAATTTATGTTGAAACAAGTTTTACTAACGTGCTTACTCGCAATCCTTATGACGGGAAACCTAAACGCCGCAGAACACGAGGTAGGCCAGAAAGAAAAAAAGTTTACGGTAGAATCCTTAAAGGTTAAAATCGGGGACGTCGTGAGTTTTCCGAATTACGATTCTTTCTTTCACAATATCTATTCTTTATCCCCGGAGAAAATTTTCGATCTCGGTTCTTATCCGCAAGGACAAACGAAAAAAGTGAAATTCGATAAGGCCGGAAAAATCCTCGTGGAATGTGCGATCCATCCAGGCATGAAAATGACGATCGAAGTACAACCATGAGAAGAATCAAAATTCTTACTCTGTTTTTTTTATTCGCTGCGAGTTCGAGAGTGTTTGCTCTGGAAGCCAACGATAAATCCGTGATCCGAGGAAGTATCGTTTTTCGAACCTACTGTGTGCTTTGTCACGGAGAAAACGCGGACGGAAAGGGTCGCCTTGCCGAAGGAAAAATTCCTCCACCCGCCAATCTCACCAAAACGTTTCTGAACGACGCGCAAAAAGAGGAAATCATTCGAAAGGGAGGAATGGGAGTCGGTCGCTCTCCTTTTATGCCTCCCTGGAAGGACGAACTTTCCAACGAACAGATCAAAGACGTGATTTCATATATCAACTACATTTCAAAATCGAAATAAGTCTTAGGAATTTTCTAAACAACGTGAATCCGCTCAGCAATATCAGCATCAAATCAAGACTCAGACTTAGCTTTGGAACGATCATCGCGGTGTTCATCGCCTCTTCGATCGTAATCGCTACGAGCACACTTTCGTATAGAACTGCGATTCGTTCGATGATGGATAATTCCCAGCCGAAGTTTCAGCTACTCAATCTGACTTTGGAAAAAATCATTCTGATCGAACTCAAAATCTCCTCCAAAGTATCCACCGTCGATTCCCTTCTTTCGGAGGAGGAATACAATCAAACCCAAAAGTTGTTCGAAGAGATTAAAAATAATCTGGAACAATTTCATTCGTTTCCTTTGAAGAATTTCGAAATAGAGAACGTAAATCTTCTCAAATCACAACTCCAAAAATTTGCCCAATACAACGAAACGGTTCATCGACTTTGGAAACAAAATCAGAGACAGGAGGCTCAAATTCTCTACGTAAGAGGAATCAATCCCTTGAGCGAATCGATGCGCGATTCGATCAAACAATGGATGGAAAAGGAAAACGAAACTTCGAGGCAAAGCGGAGATAACGCGGATTCTCGGCTTACGTTTTCCTTGTATTTGATCGCGATTCTTACATTGCTTTCTTCCGCGGCGGGAATCTTTTTTTCTCGGTCCATCATTCGATCGATTACTTCTCCGTTGAAAAAGGCCATCGACCTCGCGTCTGCGATCGAAAACGGAAATCTAAATACGAAAATTCAAAACGAAAGTTCGGACGAAATGGGAGAATTATTAAAATTCCTAAAACGAATGGAAGCCTCACTTCGAGAGATCATCGTGGAAGCGAGAATTTCCATTTCCAGTTCCGAAAAGACCAGCCAGGAATTTTCCAAGGTTTCCAAAGAATTTATTGCGACATCGGAAACCCAGGCGAGCAATTCTCAAAACGTGGCGGATCTGATCGATCGACTCAGCAATCTTGTGGAAAAGAATACGTCCGTAATTCTACATTCCGCGGAGCATCTCAGAAACTTAGAAAAAGAAATTCAGGGAAATCTAATATCTTTGGGAGCGGTAACGGAATCCCTGAATTCCTTTACGATGAAAGCGAAAGAATCTTCGGAAACTGCGATCAAAGGAAGGGAAAAAGTGGACGTGGTCCAGAAATCCCTGGGAGAAGCGAAAAACAGCGTTAGAAGAATCAAAGAAACATTGGAAAAGATCGGTGAAATTTCCAATAGGACCAACATGCTAGCGTTAAACGCTTCGATCGAGGCGGCAAGAGCGGGTGAACACGGAAAAGGATTTTCAGTCGTCGCGGAAGAAGTTTCCCAACTCGCCGATCATACGATGAGAAACACGAGAGAAATCAAAGAATTGATCGAATCGACCCGAATCAACGTGGAATTAGGCGACGGGGAAATGAATCAATTCTCCGATTTTTTCAAAACCATTCAATCGGACACTTCTTTTATGGCGCAATTCAGTTTTAAACTTTTGGAGGATATGCGAAACCAGGAAGCGAGTCTGAATTCCTGTTCAACGAGGATGCATACGATCGCGGGCAATATTACGGATTTGGAAAATTCTTCTTTGGAAAATAAATCCGCTTATAGTTCGATTCAGAATTCCGTGCAAGATCTTTCCAAGGGAGCCAAATTGATTTCCTCCGGTTCGCAGGAAATCGCGTCCGGCGCGAAACTTTTAGACGCCCAATCTATGAAAGTGAAATCATTGATGGAAAAATTTATCGTCTAAATCCCGTCCCGTTCCTCACCACCGTCTTTTCCGATTAGCTCCGCTAAAACCAAACCCCCGAATATAAAAGAACATCCTAAAATTCGGATCGGCCCGGAAGTCTCACCTAATAAAAAATAGGCGATGATCGTCGAAAATACCGGCTCCAAGGAAAAGATAATTCCTACGCGAGTGGGGGAAACGAATCTCTGAAACTTTGTTTGTAAGAATGTGGTCAAAACCGAAGCCAAAAGTGCATTGTAAAGAACGCCCGGAATCAGTCTCGAGTTCGGATCGAATTTCAGTTCTTCCAATCCGGTAAAATGTAAGAAGATCACGGATACAAAGGCGAAAAGACCGGCGACAAAGGACTGATAAAAAACGGAGATTGCGATCGGAGTTTGCGAACTCACTCGATCCATCTGAATGATGTAAAGTGAAAAGAAAAGAGCGCCGCCTAACGTGATCCAATCCCCTTTTTGGATCTGTAGAGAACCTTCTTTTCCGGATTCCCCCATAAAAATCAGACAAATTCCCGCAAATACGACCGTGGCGCCCGCCAAATTCCCCTTGGAAGGGATTCTTCTTTTGAGAACGGCTTCCAAAAACGGAGTAATGACGACTAATGTTCCGATTAAAAAGGAGGATTTTGTCGCAGTGGTCGTCTTGAGTCCGACGGTTTCACACGCAAAACCGAGAAACAAAAACATTCCCAGAAAAAAAGCTCCCGGATACCAAAATTTTCCCTTTCTAAATTCTTTCCAAGCGAACGGTAAAAAAATCAGGCCCGCGATCGCAAAACGTAACGCTAAAAAAACGGAAGGAGACGTGTCTCTCAATCCGAAAATCGTCATCGTAAAGGTCCCGCCCCAAATCAGAGTACAAAAAACCAATGCTGTTTCGTTGATGAATTTTCCGGAGAGTTTCACTATATTCTATTTTTCTTAAGTAATATTCTGTATGGCTCCCAGTTTCGGTTGGGACGAATAGGAAACTCATATGTTTCGTAACCTTCTTTGGAAACTTTCACCTTTGTTTCCTTACGATCCGGAAACAACTGAAAGAAAAATCCGTTTTGGCGATTGGAGAATCTGGTTTCTTCCTGAAAGTATTTCATTCTTTCCACTTCGATCTTGGCTTCGAGGGGAACGCCTTGTTCGTCCGTGATTTTTAGGAAGATCTTTCTTCCTTCCACAACTTCGTTTAACAAAATATTCCAAGATTCCTTTAGACTGAGATTGATCTTTTCCACTTCCCTGTAGACCGGATTGAGATGAGTCGTTTCCAGAAGATAAGCCAATGTTCCATAAGCGAAGTAGAGATAATCCTGATCCACGCCGTCGATCGGATAGATGTTTTTTCTGGCTTCGAATTCTTTTTCCGGATTTAGACTCGCGACGGACGACACGATTTTCCTTCCCAACTCGCCGGCCATGTCCGGTTCCGGATTGTTCAAAGAATCGATCGAATATGGAATCAAAAGACAATTCGCATATGCATGATAGCTAATGGAGGCAACGAACCTTTCCCTCTGTGCGAGATCCATCATCGCTTTTGTTTCGGGTTCGGATCCCGCGGAAGGTCCTCGATAAAAATAATTCGAAGGATTGGACGAAGAATAACCGCCTCCGGTTTTGCCCCAGAAAAAAGGATAATTCCGATTGATATCCACTCCGGGATTGATCTTATCGTTTACCGGACCGAAACCAGGATAACCGTTCTTTCTTCCCATCAGATTGGAAACGTGCCAGAAATGTCTGGCTCCATCGGGGTTTACGATCGGAACGACCCAGATCTTCATCTTGTTTAGAATTTGCTCATATTCCTTCGGTTTGGATAGAATCGTATAAACGATATCGTAGCAGTGTTCGATCGAGATCGCTTCGTTTGCGTGATGAGCACAGTTAAAGAGAACGGAGATCTTGTCCCTATCTGGAACGCTCGTATCGGTGAGAAGTAAGGCGGGAATTTCTCTTCCTCTCGCGCTTTTTCCGATCACTTCCACACGAGCGAGTTTAGAATGGTGATTCGCGATCCCGAGTAGATAATGAATATTTAATATATTGTCTTTATACCCTTTTTTGAGATCCTCTAAACCGCTGAAGGTTTCGCTTATCAATTCTTGATAATTTCCGGAGTAATATTTGAAAGGAAGGTTTTGTTTGATGACGGCGATTCCGGGAGAAGGCAATCCCGTTTTTTCTATGTCTTCCTTGCTCATCACGGAATAATAAGCGTCGGATTCCTGATAACTGATCCGATATTTTCTTTTTGTTCTTTCCTTAAATTCCCCCAATCGCCCCGGTTCGATTTTCACAAGGAGCATCTTTCTTGTGTCGTTTAAAGGAGAATTCGGAATTCTCTTTCGAAAGAAACCGGCGCAGGAAACGAGAAGAATCAAGCCAAGGCTTGAAAGAAAGAAGGCTCGTATGAGAAGAACAAATTGCGATTTCATTCGTTTCTAAGAATGGAACTACTTTGCTTTTCTCCGTTTCAGAATCCAGATATTTTTTGCCTGCGATGCAAAAGCTCCGACCGATCATGGAGAATCGCTTTCGGCGGAATGAAACCATGCGATCAAAACTGTAATAGCCAAAAGTTGAGAGAAACTGCGATGGAATCGTCTTGCAGGAAAGAATTTTGTCGTAGTTCCCACGAAGAATTTTTTACTTGCAAAATCATGATCTTGTGATAGAGGAAAATCTCCGGAGTTTTCCGCCACCCACCCCTCCACCCAAAAATGGGCGGGGCGGGCCGTTTCACGGAGGAGCGTCGGAGTTCCGTCAATTCTTCCTCTTCCGATCCAGAACAGCTTGAGGATAAGAATCGAAAGCTTCTCCTAGCAAGGTGTCGCGAGACGATCGAAGGGAATTTTCTCTTGATTTGTCCGTTTCCTTTTTCAGTCTATCCCCAGCCTAAAAGATTCTTTGAAAGTGAGAATACTTTTGGACAGGAACCCTTCCATGAAATCGAAAATTCAGAACCTTCTTCTTTCGGTCATTATCATTTCGGCCGTTTGTTTAGGATTGAACTGTAAACTTCTCGCGGATTCTTCCGCTTGTGGCGGACAGGAAATTCCCGGAATGAAATGTATCCCTGCCGGAGAATTCATACGCGGAAGCAATTCTTTCGACGCGGATGAAAAACCCGAAGAGAAAGTGTACGTGAGCGACTTCTACATGGATATTTACGAAGTCACAAACGAAGAATTTGACAAATGCAAAGGCGCGGGCAAATGCCAAGAATGTCTTAAGACGGGAAAGTGCAACTATATCGGACCACGTTATGGTAAACCGTATTTAGGACGCAAACAACCGGCCGCCGGAATCAGCTGGTTCACGGCCAAGGAATTCTGCGAATGGGCGGGCAAACGCCTTCCCACCGAAGCGGAATGGGAAAAAGCCGCGCGAGGACCCAATGGCAATTTATATCCTTGGGGAAACGAGCCTGCGACCTGCGAAAGAGCGATCATTGAAGTGGGAGATATCAAGGGATGTGTGGCTAAAAAAACGGACAAACCTCATCTGATGCCCACTGCAGACGTGGGAACGAGACCGCCGGGAGTCTACGGACTTTACGACATGGCCGGGAACTCTTGGGAATGGACTCAGGATTGGTATTCTCCCTCGTTTAAATCCTGCGGGGAAGCTTGCCGAGGAAAGGATCCGAAAGGCCCTTGTGCGGGAAAAGAATCTTGTCCCGGTTTTACGAAGAAGGTTTTGAAAAGCGGATCTTGGTGGTGGCCCGCCAATTACGCGAGAGGTTCCAAAAGAAGAGCCCATATCCCAGAAAATTTTCCGGAATACCATCACTTTGGATTCCGTTGTGCCAAGGACGCAAACAAATAAC
It encodes the following:
- a CDS encoding DUF4132 domain-containing protein; the encoded protein is MTRNFIYQKNKSEKFWSIDLNTKTLTFRQGPRYGESKSSTETFASEELCRKKADGLIATKLKEGFEEVEIPIGNVNVFALKSIADVQKQKSEQLSINVEGSEELMEEVCKLDWLKRLDLQKVSVLPNLIGNFKNLDHLEIKESESLKSIPDSIGELKTLTWLSIERTSIEFLPESLGKLSNLNRLDIQHNEELKALPKSIGMLHSLETLWVNYNRENDHSSTMEERTPIEIPDSIGDLIQLTELYLNSNLLSDLPSSIGKLKNLTDLNLNFNRFTEIPKCIFELKNLETLEMLYSPLKKIPFEFSNLINLTRLDIEGNKIENIPKEIVYEGIEAIRNFLDPKPEEKKKIVSSEDPQEFERSFEQHKEALEKFYRAVKDKAYKEDTKKKLAMLQSFFAGDTNEIPKAINEDQYYFRDIPEVLGPFRTWSAVDFRILSYITQGAWSFKKNKEGFFESFYRWMKKEVLDHPEDQNLFSDILQCLKDYEIDEAKILVERKYKISEMALTSDKKVTSFGKFILANADTLINDFVEEGLPAQFVELLVLEKSELIQSQIPKLTRIKEYEGTDGRKHVPYETIEIICRAFPQKIEPILNDSIQNIDCVSCRAELARIRYESFSEKYKTETIDFIKEILQYISDKKNKNVDRGYNFDWSGGKGYYRDDTPDFIEWALKTFGKNVKETVFEYVEKTKVLDLNVIGVAVKYLGQEAIDIAGEALDMSIKDDGIAGHFRQIFNILSGLDYTKYYDKTWEIAKSEFKKVSETACLALSRLPEEIVIPRAKELLKEKQTHLREAGALILNLMRTQKSIEALEPLLATEKNDDVRNLAVELLYENTKSVSAEEVKNRIETAKNLGKLEKPLAKWLDETKLPKVLWKDKKPLSSEEVRYLFYRQKTRSEIVLDSELKDVLEQIDKNSFETFSKELLSLIQKNGGFKAPNRFAISILGIFGKENVISELETVAKKETNLNACACLGLMNSMAAARALDRIRQTFRTKYPNVREAAEQGFESIASKMLLTPYELQDRMLPDFDFKDLSKKININKIEYTARISKDLKFTYWDESNKEVKSPKWSEAEKKKNKEEATLLKDSIKQFGTNMEYYLVVQRRWPVEEWKELFLKNPIANAFARNYVWVKISKKNQERENFYVSEINILNIEDKKLNTEDVSKIHLLHPLSLDEEEKRLWLGKWENLKIRPPIPQLTRDTYLLIEEDRKKKISFQFEDKSLRGSTFKYRAEKFGWRRGSVVDSGGISSYHKLFPNEEVEVFLKIEGLNVQSYDYDQPMTFREFFFVNRGSITTGSYIYDEPRGEEDPRLLPFESVNPIVYSETLYDLHRILQDKNEEE
- a CDS encoding cytochrome-c peroxidase, with translation MARYSLFSSFLFTIFLFSVCKEKPIEPPKEIKPIPKISYPFPKENEPNPTRIELGKILFFDPIVSGSNWISCATCHNPGLAWTDGLKTAIGHNMKVLGKNTPTIINSAFGEKMFWDGRADSLEEQALGPISSPDEMNQNPDELVLELKKIKGYRDRFERAYPNEGITKETIGKAIASFERSILSFQSPYDAWIQGDNKAINESAQRGQALFKGKANCIACHLGNNFTDDGFHNIGIKSKEKDPGRFKLVPVKSMKGAFKTPTLRDVALTAPYMHDGSYQTLEEVVDHYDRGGDDLSNLDPNMKPLKLSEEEKKDLISFMRSLTGKREPISIPTFPR
- a CDS encoding methylamine utilization protein; translated protein: MLKQVLLTCLLAILMTGNLNAAEHEVGQKEKKFTVESLKVKIGDVVSFPNYDSFFHNIYSLSPEKIFDLGSYPQGQTKKVKFDKAGKILVECAIHPGMKMTIEVQP
- a CDS encoding c-type cytochrome, whose amino-acid sequence is MRRIKILTLFFLFAASSRVFALEANDKSVIRGSIVFRTYCVLCHGENADGKGRLAEGKIPPPANLTKTFLNDAQKEEIIRKGGMGVGRSPFMPPWKDELSNEQIKDVISYINYISKSK
- a CDS encoding methyl-accepting chemotaxis protein — protein: MNPLSNISIKSRLRLSFGTIIAVFIASSIVIATSTLSYRTAIRSMMDNSQPKFQLLNLTLEKIILIELKISSKVSTVDSLLSEEEYNQTQKLFEEIKNNLEQFHSFPLKNFEIENVNLLKSQLQKFAQYNETVHRLWKQNQRQEAQILYVRGINPLSESMRDSIKQWMEKENETSRQSGDNADSRLTFSLYLIAILTLLSSAAGIFFSRSIIRSITSPLKKAIDLASAIENGNLNTKIQNESSDEMGELLKFLKRMEASLREIIVEARISISSSEKTSQEFSKVSKEFIATSETQASNSQNVADLIDRLSNLVEKNTSVILHSAEHLRNLEKEIQGNLISLGAVTESLNSFTMKAKESSETAIKGREKVDVVQKSLGEAKNSVRRIKETLEKIGEISNRTNMLALNASIEAARAGEHGKGFSVVAEEVSQLADHTMRNTREIKELIESTRINVELGDGEMNQFSDFFKTIQSDTSFMAQFSFKLLEDMRNQEASLNSCSTRMHTIAGNITDLENSSLENKSAYSSIQNSVQDLSKGAKLISSGSQEIASGAKLLDAQSMKVKSLMEKFIV
- a CDS encoding DMT family transporter — encoded protein: MKLSGKFINETALVFCTLIWGGTFTMTIFGLRDTSPSVFLALRFAIAGLIFLPFAWKEFRKGKFWYPGAFFLGMFLFLGFACETVGLKTTTATKSSFLIGTLVVITPFLEAVLKRRIPSKGNLAGATVVFAGICLIFMGESGKEGSLQIQKGDWITLGGALFFSLYIIQMDRVSSQTPIAISVFYQSFVAGLFAFVSVIFLHFTGLEELKFDPNSRLIPGVLYNALLASVLTTFLQTKFQRFVSPTRVGIIFSLEPVFSTIIAYFLLGETSGPIRILGCSFIFGGLVLAELIGKDGGEERDGI
- a CDS encoding M14 family zinc carboxypeptidase, whose translation is MKSQFVLLIRAFFLSSLGLILLVSCAGFFRKRIPNSPLNDTRKMLLVKIEPGRLGEFKERTKRKYRISYQESDAYYSVMSKEDIEKTGLPSPGIAVIKQNLPFKYYSGNYQELISETFSGLEDLKKGYKDNILNIHYLLGIANHHSKLARVEVIGKSARGREIPALLLTDTSVPDRDKISVLFNCAHHANEAISIEHCYDIVYTILSKPKEYEQILNKMKIWVVPIVNPDGARHFWHVSNLMGRKNGYPGFGPVNDKINPGVDINRNYPFFWGKTGGGYSSSNPSNYFYRGPSAGSEPETKAMMDLAQRERFVASISYHAYANCLLIPYSIDSLNNPEPDMAGELGRKIVSSVASLNPEKEFEARKNIYPIDGVDQDYLYFAYGTLAYLLETTHLNPVYREVEKINLSLKESWNILLNEVVEGRKIFLKITDEQGVPLEAKIEVERMKYFQEETRFSNRQNGFFFQLFPDRKETKVKVSKEGYETYEFPIRPNRNWEPYRILLKKNRI